The following coding sequences lie in one Pectobacterium sp. A5351 genomic window:
- the glpK gene encoding glycerol kinase GlpK — MNPEKKYIVALDQGTTSSRAIVLDHDANIVSVSQREFTQIYPKAGWVEHDPMEIWASQSSTLVEVLAKADISSDEVAGIGITNQRETTVVWEKESGKPIYNAIVWQCRRTAEICEKLKKDGLEEYVRNTTGLVVDPYFSGTKVKWILDHVEGSRERAKRGELLFGTIDTWLIWKMTQGRVHVTDYTNASRTMLFNIHTLEWDTRMLEALDIPREMLPEVRASSEVYGQTNIGGKGGTRIPIAGIAGDQQAALYGQLCVNPGQAKNTYGTGCFLLMNTGKEAVLSKHGLLTTIACGPRGEVNYALEGSVFVGGASIQWLRDELKLIGDSMDSEYFATKVKDSNGVYVVPAFTGLGAPYWDPYARGAIFGLTRGVNANHIIRATLESIAFQTRDVLDAMQADADTRLKALRVDGGAVANNFLMQFQSDILGTRVERPEVRESTALGAAFLAGLATGFWNDLDEVKSKATIEREFRPSIETVERNVRYSGWQKAVARARSWEDHDA, encoded by the coding sequence ATGAACCCGGAAAAAAAATACATTGTCGCGCTCGATCAGGGCACAACCAGCTCCCGCGCCATCGTACTGGATCACGATGCCAATATCGTGAGCGTCTCGCAGCGTGAATTCACTCAGATCTATCCAAAAGCAGGCTGGGTAGAGCACGACCCGATGGAGATTTGGGCATCACAAAGCTCCACGCTGGTCGAAGTGCTGGCTAAAGCCGACATCAGCTCGGATGAAGTCGCGGGCATTGGTATCACCAACCAGCGTGAAACCACCGTGGTCTGGGAAAAAGAGAGCGGCAAACCGATTTATAACGCCATCGTCTGGCAGTGTCGTCGTACTGCTGAAATTTGTGAAAAACTGAAGAAAGACGGTCTGGAAGAGTACGTTCGCAACACCACTGGACTGGTGGTCGACCCCTACTTCTCCGGCACCAAGGTGAAGTGGATTCTGGATCACGTTGAAGGCTCTCGTGAACGCGCCAAACGCGGCGAACTGCTGTTTGGTACGATTGACACCTGGCTGATTTGGAAAATGACGCAGGGGCGTGTTCACGTCACGGATTACACCAACGCTTCCCGCACCATGCTGTTTAATATTCATACGCTGGAGTGGGATACCCGCATGCTGGAAGCGCTGGATATCCCACGTGAGATGCTGCCAGAAGTGCGCGCGTCGTCAGAAGTGTACGGCCAGACCAACATTGGTGGTAAAGGTGGTACACGTATTCCCATCGCTGGTATCGCGGGTGACCAGCAGGCGGCGCTGTACGGCCAGCTTTGCGTCAACCCAGGACAGGCGAAAAACACCTACGGCACCGGCTGCTTCCTGCTGATGAATACCGGTAAAGAAGCGGTGCTGTCCAAACACGGTCTGCTGACCACCATCGCCTGCGGCCCACGCGGCGAAGTTAACTACGCGCTGGAAGGCTCAGTGTTCGTTGGCGGTGCCTCTATCCAATGGCTGCGTGACGAACTGAAGCTGATCGGCGACTCAATGGACTCCGAATACTTTGCGACGAAAGTGAAGGACTCTAACGGCGTCTATGTCGTACCCGCCTTCACCGGTTTGGGTGCCCCTTACTGGGACCCGTATGCCCGTGGCGCGATCTTCGGTCTGACCCGTGGCGTGAACGCTAACCACATCATTCGTGCGACGCTGGAATCGATTGCCTTCCAGACCCGCGATGTACTGGATGCCATGCAGGCAGACGCCGATACGCGCCTGAAAGCGCTGCGTGTCGACGGTGGCGCGGTCGCCAACAACTTCCTGATGCAGTTCCAGTCCGATATTCTCGGTACGCGCGTGGAACGTCCAGAAGTGCGTGAATCCACGGCGCTGGGTGCTGCGTTCCTGGCTGGCCTTGCTACTGGCTTCTGGAACGATCTGGATGAAGTGAAGAGCAAAGCGACTATCGAGCGGGAATTCCGCCCCAGCATCGAAACGGTGGAGCGCAATGTTCGCTACAGCGGCTGGCAGAAAGCCGTGGCTCGTGCCCGTAGCTGGGAAGATCACGAC
- a CDS encoding MIP/aquaporin family protein produces MSQAERSTLKGQCIAEFLGTGLLIFFGVGCVAALKLAGASFGQWEISIIWGLGVAMAIYLTAAISGAHLNPAVTIALWLFACFDGRKVVPYILAQIAGAFCAAALVYGLYHNLFVDFEQANNMVRGSTESLSLAGIFSTYPNPHISVMQALLVETVITAILMCLILALTDDGNGIPRGPLAPLLIGILIAVIGASMGPLTGFALNPARDFGPKLFAFLAGWGNVAFTGARDIPYFLVPIFGPIIGACLGAFGYRALIGRNLPCDVCEPEAETTTRRESR; encoded by the coding sequence ATGAGCCAAGCAGAACGTTCAACGCTAAAAGGCCAGTGTATCGCCGAATTTCTCGGCACTGGCCTGCTGATTTTCTTCGGTGTCGGCTGCGTCGCCGCATTGAAACTGGCGGGAGCCAGCTTCGGACAGTGGGAGATCAGCATCATTTGGGGTCTGGGGGTTGCGATGGCAATCTACCTGACTGCCGCCATTTCCGGCGCCCACCTCAACCCGGCCGTTACCATCGCCCTGTGGCTGTTTGCCTGTTTCGATGGTCGCAAGGTGGTGCCTTACATTCTGGCGCAGATTGCGGGGGCATTTTGTGCCGCCGCGCTGGTCTACGGTCTGTATCACAATCTGTTTGTCGATTTTGAACAAGCCAACAATATGGTGCGCGGCAGTACGGAGAGTCTGAGTTTAGCCGGCATTTTCTCAACCTATCCGAACCCGCACATTTCCGTCATGCAGGCGCTGCTGGTTGAAACCGTCATCACTGCCATCCTGATGTGCCTGATTCTGGCGCTGACCGACGATGGTAACGGCATTCCACGTGGGCCACTCGCTCCCCTGCTGATCGGTATTCTGATTGCCGTCATCGGTGCGTCTATGGGGCCGCTGACCGGCTTCGCCCTCAACCCGGCGCGTGACTTTGGTCCTAAGCTGTTCGCTTTCCTGGCGGGCTGGGGCAACGTGGCCTTCACTGGTGCACGCGACATTCCTTACTTTCTGGTTCCTATCTTCGGCCCCATTATCGGTGCCTGTCTGGGTGCCTTCGGTTATCGCGCGCTAATTGGCCGTAATCTGCCATGCGATGTCTGCGAACCCGAGGCAGAAACTACCACGCGTCGTGAAAGCCGTTAA
- the zapB gene encoding septal ring assembly protein ZapB: MSFEVFEKLEAKVQQAIDTITLLQMEIEELKEQNNALSQDVQAAAGSRDALVRENEQLKEEQVVWQERLRALLGKMEEV; the protein is encoded by the coding sequence ATGTCATTTGAAGTGTTTGAAAAGCTGGAAGCGAAAGTTCAGCAGGCGATTGATACCATCACGCTGTTGCAAATGGAAATTGAAGAGCTGAAAGAGCAGAACAACGCGCTGTCGCAGGATGTTCAGGCGGCAGCGGGTTCACGTGACGCGCTGGTGCGCGAGAACGAACAGTTGAAAGAAGAGCAAGTGGTATGGCAAGAGCGCTTACGCGCGCTGTTAGGCAAAATGGAAGAAGTCTGA
- the rraA gene encoding ribonuclease E activity regulator RraA: MKYDTSELCDIYHEEVNVVEPLFSNFGGRTSFGGKITTVKCFEDNGLLFDLLEENGLGRVLLVDGGGSVRRALINAEIARLATQNEWEGIVVYGAVRQVDDLAELDIGIQAMAAIPVGASSEGIGESDIRVNFGGVTFFSGDHLYADNTGIILAEDPLDIE, encoded by the coding sequence ATGAAATACGATACTTCCGAACTGTGCGATATCTACCACGAAGAGGTGAATGTTGTTGAGCCTCTGTTCTCTAACTTTGGCGGGCGTACTTCATTTGGTGGCAAAATCACCACGGTGAAATGTTTTGAGGATAACGGCCTGCTGTTCGATCTCCTTGAAGAGAACGGTCTGGGGCGCGTGCTGCTGGTCGATGGCGGGGGCTCCGTGCGCCGCGCGTTGATCAACGCGGAAATCGCCCGGTTGGCGACGCAAAACGAATGGGAAGGCATTGTCGTTTATGGCGCGGTGCGTCAGGTCGACGACTTGGCTGAGCTGGATATTGGTATTCAGGCGATGGCCGCCATTCCGGTCGGTGCCAGTAGCGAAGGTATCGGCGAAAGCGATATTCGCGTCAACTTCGGCGGCGTGACCTTCTTCTCCGGTGATCATTTGTATGCCGATAATACTGGTATCATTCTGGCGGAAGACCCGCTGGATATTGAATAA
- a CDS encoding 1,4-dihydroxy-2-naphthoate polyprenyltransferase: MTLSTHSSKTKAWLDSLRPKTLPLAFASIVTGSAIASWHSSFKPGVALLALLTAGLLQILSNLANDYGDAIKGSDTEERIGPLRGIQTGAITLTQLRNALIVTVALTIISGVSLVILACEKPADIFGFLILGLLAIFAAITYTVGNKPYGYIGLGDISVLIFFGWLSVAGSYYLQTGHFDSIVMLPATACGLLATAVLNINNLRDIDNDRISGKNTLAVRLGAEKARFYHTILLLLAPVCLGLFATFYLHSLAGWLFILTLPLLIKQARYVLRETSAFSMRPMLEKTVKGALLTNILFAVGVILS, encoded by the coding sequence ATGACCTTATCGACCCATAGCAGCAAAACCAAAGCCTGGCTGGATAGCCTGCGTCCAAAGACGTTGCCATTAGCTTTTGCGTCCATCGTCACTGGCTCGGCGATTGCGAGCTGGCATAGCAGCTTTAAACCGGGCGTAGCATTACTGGCGTTGTTGACCGCCGGACTGCTGCAAATCCTTTCCAATCTGGCGAACGACTATGGGGATGCGATAAAAGGCAGCGACACCGAGGAGCGTATCGGGCCGTTGCGTGGCATCCAAACCGGTGCCATTACGCTGACGCAGCTGCGCAATGCGCTAATCGTGACCGTGGCGCTCACCATCATTTCCGGCGTGAGTCTGGTGATTCTGGCGTGTGAAAAGCCCGCAGATATCTTTGGCTTCCTGATTCTGGGGCTGCTGGCGATTTTCGCCGCCATCACCTATACCGTCGGTAACAAACCCTACGGTTACATTGGGCTCGGCGATATCTCGGTGCTGATTTTTTTCGGCTGGCTCAGCGTCGCCGGGTCGTATTATCTGCAAACTGGCCACTTCGACAGTATCGTGATGCTACCTGCCACGGCCTGCGGTCTGTTGGCGACAGCGGTCTTGAACATCAACAACCTGCGCGATATCGACAACGATCGCATCAGTGGCAAGAACACGCTGGCGGTGCGCCTCGGCGCGGAAAAAGCGCGTTTCTACCACACAATACTGCTGTTGCTAGCACCAGTTTGTCTCGGTCTGTTTGCCACGTTTTATCTGCACAGCCTGGCGGGTTGGCTCTTTATTCTGACGCTTCCGTTGCTGATTAAACAGGCGCGCTATGTGCTGCGTGAAACCAGCGCATTCAGCATGCGTCCGATGTTGGAAAAAACGGTGAAAGGCGCGCTGCTGACCAACATTCTGTTCGCCGTTGGCGTGATACTGAGTTAG
- the hslU gene encoding HslU--HslV peptidase ATPase subunit, which yields MSEMTPREIVSELDSYIIGQHKAKRAVSIALRNRWRRMQLDEALRHEVTPKNILMIGPTGVGKTEIARRLAKLANAPFIKVEATKFTEVGYVGKEVDSIIRDLTDSAIKMVRLQSIEKNRFRAEEMAEDRILDVLIPPAKNNWGQAESTPEPSAARQAFRKKLREGQLDDKEIEIDLAAAPVGVEIMAPPGMEEMTNQLQSMFQNLAGQKQKARKIKIKDAFKLLIEEEAAKLVNPEELKQQAIEAVEQHGIVFIDEIDKICKRGESSGPDVSREGVQRDLLPLVEGCTVSTKHGMVKTDHILFIASGAFQVASPSDLIPELQGRLPIRVELQALTTEDFERILTEPSASLTEQYKALMATEGVNISFTADGIRRIAEAAWQVNESTENIGARRLHTVMERLIEDVSYDASEMNGQSVTIDADYVRNHLDELVADEDLSRFIL from the coding sequence ATGTCTGAAATGACCCCGCGCGAGATAGTCAGCGAACTCGACAGCTATATCATCGGCCAGCATAAAGCGAAACGCGCCGTTTCCATCGCACTGCGTAACCGCTGGCGTCGTATGCAGCTGGACGAAGCGCTCCGCCACGAAGTGACGCCTAAAAACATTCTCATGATCGGCCCAACCGGCGTAGGTAAAACCGAAATCGCTCGGCGTCTGGCGAAACTCGCCAATGCGCCGTTCATCAAAGTGGAAGCAACCAAATTCACCGAAGTGGGCTATGTCGGTAAAGAAGTTGACTCCATCATCCGCGATCTGACGGATTCCGCGATCAAAATGGTGCGCCTCCAGTCCATCGAAAAAAACCGCTTCCGTGCGGAAGAGATGGCGGAAGACCGCATTCTGGACGTGCTGATTCCACCAGCGAAGAACAACTGGGGGCAGGCAGAAAGCACGCCTGAACCTTCCGCTGCACGTCAGGCATTCCGCAAGAAACTGCGTGAAGGCCAGTTGGACGACAAAGAGATCGAGATCGATCTGGCTGCCGCACCCGTTGGCGTAGAGATCATGGCACCACCGGGCATGGAAGAGATGACCAACCAGCTCCAGTCCATGTTCCAGAATCTAGCAGGCCAGAAGCAAAAAGCCCGCAAGATCAAAATCAAAGATGCCTTCAAGCTGCTGATAGAAGAAGAAGCCGCCAAGCTGGTGAACCCGGAAGAGCTGAAGCAGCAGGCGATTGAAGCCGTTGAGCAGCACGGTATCGTATTCATCGATGAGATCGACAAAATCTGTAAGCGCGGCGAAAGCTCCGGCCCGGATGTTTCTCGTGAAGGCGTTCAGCGCGACCTGCTGCCGCTGGTTGAAGGCTGCACCGTATCCACCAAGCACGGGATGGTCAAAACCGACCATATCCTGTTTATCGCCTCTGGCGCGTTCCAGGTTGCCAGCCCGTCCGATCTGATTCCAGAATTGCAGGGACGTCTGCCGATTCGTGTGGAATTGCAGGCGCTGACGACGGAAGATTTTGAGCGCATCCTGACAGAGCCGAGCGCCTCGCTGACCGAGCAGTACAAAGCGCTGATGGCGACGGAAGGCGTGAATATTTCGTTCACCGCCGATGGCATCCGCCGTATTGCCGAAGCCGCCTGGCAGGTAAACGAAAGCACCGAGAATATCGGCGCGCGCCGTCTGCATACCGTGATGGAGCGTCTGATTGAAGACGTGTCTTACGACGCCAGCGAAATGAACGGCCAAAGCGTTACCATTGACGCAGATTACGTACGTAATCATCTGGATGAATTAGTAGCAGATGAAGATCTGAGTCGATTTATCTTATAA
- the hslV gene encoding ATP-dependent protease subunit HslV — translation MTTIVSVRRNGQVVIGGDGQATLGNTVMKGNVRKVRRLYHDRVIAGFAGGTADAFTLFELFERKLELHQGHLVKAAVELAKDWRTDRMLRKLEALLAVADENASLIITGNGDVVQPENDLIAIGSGGPYAQAAARALLENTELSARDIVEKSLGIAGDICIYTNQFHTIEELASKA, via the coding sequence GTGACAACAATCGTAAGCGTACGCCGCAACGGCCAGGTGGTCATTGGCGGTGATGGACAAGCCACTCTGGGCAACACCGTGATGAAAGGCAACGTGCGTAAGGTACGTCGCCTCTACCATGACCGCGTTATCGCCGGTTTCGCAGGCGGCACGGCGGATGCCTTCACCCTTTTTGAGCTTTTTGAACGCAAGCTGGAATTGCATCAGGGTCATCTGGTGAAAGCCGCTGTCGAACTGGCGAAAGACTGGCGTACCGACCGTATGCTACGCAAACTGGAAGCCCTGTTGGCCGTCGCGGACGAAAATGCTTCTCTGATCATTACCGGTAATGGCGATGTCGTGCAGCCTGAAAACGATCTGATCGCCATTGGTTCCGGCGGTCCTTATGCGCAGGCCGCCGCGCGTGCTTTGCTGGAAAACACCGAACTGAGTGCGCGTGATATCGTCGAGAAATCTCTGGGGATTGCGGGCGACATCTGTATCTACACCAACCAGTTCCACACGATAGAAGAATTAGCCTCCAAGGCGTAA
- the ftsN gene encoding cell division protein FtsN, which produces MAQRDYVSRGRSSGTRRKTTNSRKKGKASGASKTMIALAVAVLVTFAGGLYFIAHNKPDDSPVLPHQNVGKGNGLPPKPEERWRYIKELENRQLGVTTPTEPSAGGEIQSPVQLTDEQRQLLEQMQSDMRRQPTQLSEVPYNDQTQVPRSQVTIKPPTQPMQQQPVVTTQPTTRAPAVTQTTPVVPRQDIPKQDISRQDIARQETPKQEAPKQQPVKQTEAPKVEKTQRWAIQCGSFKTLDPAESVRAQLAFAGIESRITSNGGWNRIMLGPYNNRAAADSMIQRLKSAGASNCIPLASGG; this is translated from the coding sequence GTGGCACAAAGAGACTACGTGAGCCGGGGACGTTCATCAGGGACGCGTCGGAAAACGACAAATAGCCGGAAAAAAGGCAAGGCTTCAGGTGCGTCCAAGACGATGATCGCACTCGCTGTTGCCGTTTTGGTCACCTTCGCGGGCGGTCTGTACTTTATCGCCCATAATAAACCCGACGATTCACCCGTCCTGCCGCATCAGAATGTGGGTAAAGGTAACGGGCTGCCACCCAAGCCGGAAGAACGCTGGCGCTACATCAAAGAGCTGGAAAATCGCCAATTGGGTGTCACAACGCCAACGGAGCCTTCTGCGGGTGGCGAAATTCAGTCGCCAGTGCAGTTGACGGATGAACAGCGCCAATTGCTGGAGCAGATGCAATCTGATATGCGTCGTCAGCCAACGCAGCTCTCTGAGGTGCCATACAACGACCAGACTCAGGTTCCGCGTTCTCAGGTAACGATTAAGCCGCCGACACAACCAATGCAGCAGCAGCCTGTTGTGACGACGCAGCCCACCACGCGGGCACCGGCTGTCACGCAAACGACGCCAGTGGTTCCAAGACAAGATATTCCAAAACAAGACATTTCAAGACAAGACATTGCAAGGCAAGAAACGCCAAAACAGGAAGCGCCGAAGCAACAGCCGGTCAAGCAGACTGAAGCGCCAAAAGTCGAAAAAACGCAACGTTGGGCGATTCAATGTGGTTCATTCAAAACCCTGGATCCTGCCGAATCGGTGAGAGCGCAGTTGGCATTTGCCGGTATCGAAAGCCGCATTACCTCCAACGGTGGATGGAACCGTATTATGCTGGGGCCTTATAACAACCGTGCTGCCGCAGATAGCATGATCCAACGCCTGAAGAGTGCGGGCGCATCAAACTGTATTCCTCTTGCCAGCGGGGGTTGA
- the cytR gene encoding DNA-binding transcriptional regulator CytR: MKQKKGVTTATMKDVADEAGVSTATVSRTLMNPEKVSATTRRKVEQAVIAVGYSPHALNRNLKRNESRTILTIVPDICDPYFSEIFRGIEETAAEHGYLVLIGDCAHQHQKEKTFVDLIITKQIDGMLLLGSNLPFDAGQEEQRNLPPMVMANEFSPDLALPTVHIDNLTAAFEAVHYLHQAGHQRIACIAGPEHMHLSQYRLQGYIQALRRNGILIDNQYIFRGDFTYETGMHGLIALMQHPQPPSAIFCHSDLMALGVLAQARKMELDIPRDLSVVGFDDIEQAQYSWPPLTSIAQPRYQIGREAMLLLLEQLQGNTVQNGSRLLSSELVIRDSVAAPNYARNRL, encoded by the coding sequence TTGAAGCAGAAGAAAGGCGTCACCACGGCGACGATGAAAGACGTGGCGGATGAGGCGGGCGTTTCCACCGCAACCGTATCCCGAACGTTAATGAACCCAGAAAAAGTCTCTGCGACCACCCGCAGGAAGGTCGAGCAGGCTGTCATCGCCGTTGGCTATTCGCCCCACGCGCTCAACAGGAATCTCAAGCGTAACGAATCGCGCACGATCCTGACGATCGTCCCGGATATCTGCGATCCTTATTTCTCTGAAATATTTCGCGGGATCGAGGAAACGGCAGCCGAACACGGCTATCTGGTGTTGATTGGCGACTGTGCCCACCAGCATCAGAAAGAAAAAACCTTCGTCGACCTGATTATTACCAAGCAGATCGACGGCATGCTGTTACTCGGCTCTAATCTGCCGTTTGACGCAGGCCAGGAAGAGCAGCGTAATCTGCCGCCGATGGTGATGGCGAATGAGTTTTCACCGGATCTGGCGCTGCCCACCGTGCATATCGATAACCTGACCGCCGCCTTTGAAGCCGTACATTATCTGCATCAGGCGGGTCATCAGCGCATCGCCTGCATTGCTGGCCCGGAGCATATGCACCTGAGCCAATATCGCCTACAGGGATATATTCAGGCCCTACGGCGCAACGGGATTCTCATCGACAACCAGTACATCTTTCGGGGCGATTTCACCTATGAAACCGGGATGCACGGCCTGATTGCACTGATGCAGCACCCGCAGCCGCCCAGCGCGATCTTCTGTCATAGCGATCTCATGGCGCTGGGCGTGCTGGCGCAGGCCAGAAAGATGGAGCTGGATATCCCGCGCGACCTTTCCGTCGTCGGTTTCGATGATATCGAACAGGCGCAGTACAGTTGGCCTCCGCTGACTTCTATCGCCCAGCCCCGTTATCAGATCGGACGCGAGGCAATGCTGCTACTCTTAGAGCAGTTGCAAGGTAACACGGTACAAAACGGTTCCCGTCTGTTGTCCAGTGAGCTGGTCATACGCGACAGCGTCGCCGCGCCGAATTACGCCCGTAACAGGCTTTAA
- the priA gene encoding primosomal protein N', which translates to MSVAQVALPVPLARTFDYLLPAGGIAPQVGARVSVSFGNRKAIGIITALSDTSELPLEQLKPVHDVLDEQPLFPPSLWRILLWAVEYYHYPIGEVLFHALPILLRQGKPAHRAPLWQWFATEQGRATPFGTLKRAVKQQQALAALLQSPIYRHQVSEIGLTETALQALRSKGLCELQAAEQTLYDWRQSFSLATDRLRLNTEQATAVGAIRSEDNHFSAWLLAGITGSGKTEVYLSVLENVLAQGKQALVLVPEIGLTPQTIARFRERFNAPVDVLHSALNDSERLAVWLRARSGEAAIVIGTRSALFTPFARLGLIVIDEEHDSSYKQQEGWRYHARDLAVFRAREEDIPIVMGTATPALETLYNVQIGKYRRLNLTKRAGNAALAKQHVIDLKGLALTAGLSQPLITRIRHHLANDNQVILFLNRRGFAPVVMCHECGWIAECQRCDHYYTYHQHQKMLRCHHCDSQRPVPQQCPSCGSTNMVPVGLGTEQLEQSLAPLFPDVPITRIDRDTTSRKGALEQQLSQVRQGGARLLIGTQMLAKGHHFPDVTLVALLDVDGSLFSADFRAAERFAQLYTQVAGRAGRAGKAGEVALQTHHPEHPLLQTLLQQGYDAFASQALTERKSVFLPPFTSHILFRADDHDNQQAALFLQQLRNLLEASPLRDESLWLLGPVPALQPKRAGRFRWQLLLQHPSRALLQKLVRTSMALIGTLPQARKVKWMLDVDPTDG; encoded by the coding sequence ATGTCTGTCGCTCAGGTCGCTTTGCCCGTGCCGTTGGCACGTACATTCGATTATTTGCTGCCCGCTGGAGGTATCGCTCCGCAGGTTGGCGCGCGCGTCAGCGTCTCCTTTGGTAATCGTAAAGCTATCGGCATTATTACCGCGCTGAGCGATACCAGCGAGCTTCCGCTTGAGCAATTAAAACCCGTACATGATGTGCTGGACGAACAGCCGCTGTTCCCGCCCAGCCTGTGGCGCATTCTGCTGTGGGCCGTTGAGTACTATCACTATCCGATTGGCGAAGTGCTGTTCCATGCATTGCCGATATTACTGCGTCAGGGAAAACCCGCACACCGTGCCCCGCTTTGGCAGTGGTTTGCTACCGAACAGGGTCGGGCGACCCCGTTCGGCACGCTCAAACGCGCCGTGAAGCAGCAGCAGGCGCTGGCCGCTTTACTTCAGTCGCCAATTTATCGCCATCAGGTGAGCGAAATCGGGCTGACGGAAACGGCGTTGCAGGCACTGCGTAGCAAAGGGCTGTGCGAATTGCAGGCCGCAGAGCAAACGCTCTATGACTGGCGTCAAAGCTTTAGTCTGGCAACCGACCGGCTGCGTCTGAATACCGAGCAGGCCACCGCCGTTGGCGCGATCCGCAGCGAGGATAACCACTTTTCCGCCTGGTTGCTTGCGGGTATCACCGGTTCAGGCAAAACCGAAGTCTATCTCAGCGTGCTGGAAAACGTACTGGCGCAGGGCAAACAGGCGTTGGTGTTAGTGCCGGAAATTGGCCTGACGCCGCAAACCATCGCCCGCTTCCGTGAACGCTTTAACGCGCCGGTGGATGTCCTGCACTCGGCACTTAACGACAGCGAACGCCTTGCCGTCTGGCTACGCGCCCGCAGCGGTGAAGCCGCGATCGTCATCGGGACGCGGTCGGCATTATTTACCCCCTTTGCCCGTTTGGGTCTGATCGTGATCGATGAAGAACACGACAGCTCCTATAAGCAGCAGGAAGGCTGGCGCTATCATGCCCGCGATTTGGCGGTGTTCCGCGCCAGAGAGGAAGACATTCCCATCGTCATGGGGACGGCGACGCCCGCGTTGGAAACGCTGTATAACGTCCAGATCGGCAAGTATCGACGCTTGAATCTGACCAAAAGAGCAGGCAATGCCGCGTTGGCCAAACAGCACGTTATCGATCTGAAAGGGTTGGCGCTGACGGCGGGGTTATCTCAGCCGCTGATTACCCGCATTCGCCACCATTTAGCGAACGATAATCAGGTTATTCTGTTTCTCAATCGTCGCGGCTTCGCTCCCGTGGTGATGTGCCACGAGTGCGGCTGGATTGCCGAATGTCAGCGCTGCGATCACTACTATACCTACCACCAGCATCAGAAAATGTTGCGCTGCCACCACTGCGACAGCCAGCGTCCGGTGCCACAACAGTGTCCCAGCTGCGGCTCAACGAATATGGTGCCCGTTGGTCTGGGCACCGAGCAGCTGGAGCAAAGCCTCGCCCCGCTATTTCCCGATGTCCCGATCACCCGCATCGACCGCGATACTACCAGCCGCAAAGGCGCGCTTGAACAACAGCTCTCGCAGGTCAGGCAAGGTGGCGCACGTCTTCTCATCGGCACACAGATGTTGGCGAAAGGCCATCACTTCCCTGACGTGACGCTGGTTGCCCTGCTGGACGTGGACGGTTCGCTGTTCTCTGCCGATTTCCGCGCAGCCGAGCGTTTTGCCCAGCTCTATACTCAGGTGGCAGGCCGCGCGGGACGTGCAGGCAAGGCAGGCGAAGTGGCGCTGCAAACTCACCACCCGGAACATCCGCTATTACAAACGCTGCTGCAACAGGGCTACGATGCCTTTGCCAGCCAGGCGCTTACCGAACGGAAAAGCGTCTTTCTGCCGCCGTTTACCAGCCATATCCTCTTCCGCGCTGACGATCACGATAATCAGCAGGCCGCCTTATTCCTCCAGCAACTGCGTAATTTACTGGAAGCGAGCCCGCTGCGGGACGAATCACTCTGGCTACTGGGCCCAGTCCCTGCTTTACAGCCAAAACGTGCGGGGCGCTTCCGCTGGCAGCTCTTGCTACAGCACCCTTCTCGAGCGCTATTACAAAAACTGGTCAGAACCTCAATGGCGCTGATCGGCACGCTGCCGCAGGCACGTAAAGTGAAATGGATGCTGGATGTCGACCCTACGGACGGTTAG
- the rpmE gene encoding 50S ribosomal protein L31, whose amino-acid sequence MKKGIHPNYSAVTVTCSCGNVIKTHSTVGRDLNLDVCGECHPFYTGKQRDVATGGRVDRFNKRFSVPGTKK is encoded by the coding sequence ATGAAAAAAGGTATTCACCCGAATTATTCTGCAGTTACTGTAACTTGCTCTTGCGGTAACGTGATCAAAACCCATTCTACCGTGGGTCGTGACCTGAACCTGGACGTTTGTGGCGAATGCCACCCGTTCTACACCGGTAAACAACGTGATGTTGCAACGGGTGGCCGTGTTGACCGCTTCAACAAGCGTTTCTCCGTACCAGGCACTAAAAAATAA